A window of the Scophthalmus maximus strain ysfricsl-2021 chromosome 8, ASM2237912v1, whole genome shotgun sequence genome harbors these coding sequences:
- the pex6 gene encoding peroxisome assembly factor 2 isoform X2 produces the protein MAVQVELCCVDSFPAHLSPLDALMLQSHLDVVFQRDTDPPTVLFTPQRPQGRGRADVLLRVHPTADEETAGCGERLVDSESRSRVRLLVSRVFLRHHGLPRLGGAGTVRPLEPVPLDTVVLGARSRQSLRWAGAGQFTGALLELCGPGQWLLARQGDPLLLPPRHPPLEEEPGQQLWDLSVLSCSPVTQGRITADTSLVLIDCWDPVAPPAPPPPPGRPLSLSVSDFAHYADGLAGGRSLLDSRKLLGSGFSGILRALECRVDVRVVDARRWVGVGGRQGAAAVDVDGCVFVSKQLLLRLGLFNHEWVKMSRVGAASRPQTGQSGQSDVRGGVGRERLVSVVVVDLTPSPELQNHEEVGFISATLWFNLTEGEVVPVNCCTLRMKRWSPSPPQSAGRSDSSCRSASPPLAGELHIQPVASPLYDGLGHFDALLSEHFSTPRLVSQGDILSVPTENHPDLLQNNSEGIHRSPVLFFRVQKVCPSAEREEEEEEDGGAGAHLADRLHTSLYMGASTNSPVPCCSLDGASPPGLDKTVDLLSSIILPHLQHSSSLSGCTVLLHGPAGSGKVTVTGAASRRLNLHLLKVDCVSVCADTAAAVEVKLASVFQRAGALRPCVLLLRNLHLLLRPRGGAGEEDGRVRAALCQLLGSAPTSVAVVATVCRPRDLSAGVMTAFVHQLAMESPTEEQRRSMLAGLSRDLRLGRDVSLERLAKLTAGFVLGDLRALLAEAGRAACRRLVHSSGGRPEEDLCSSGVTVLNRDFASALETLQDAQSKAVGAPKIPDVRWEDVGGLQQVKREILDTVQLPLQRPELLSLGLSRTGLLLYGPPGTGKTLLAKAVATECSMTFLSVKGPELINMYVGQSEENIREVFHRARSAAPCVVFFDELDSLAPSRGRSGDSGGVMDRVVSQLLAELDALHSTVGVFVIGATNRPDLLDQSLLRPGRFDKLVYVGINEDRVSQLQVLQAVLRKFRLDPAVNLEVVLDSCPAHMTGADLYALCSDAMTAAIKRKISLIDDGVDSQDSPVVVSADDFSAALENFKPSVSEQELLRYRNIQQTLSVK, from the exons ATGGCGGTGCAGGTGGAGCTGTGCTGTGTGGACAGTTTCCCCGCTCACCTGAGTCCTCTGGACGCGCTGATGCTCCAGTCTCACCTGGATGTCGTCTTCCAGCGCGACACGGACCCGCCCACCGTCCTCTTCACCCCGCAGCGGCCGCAGGGACGCGGGCGGGCCGACGTGTTGCTGCGCGTCCACCCGACCGCCGACGAGGAGACCGCGGGCTGCGGAGAGAGACTCGTCGACAGCGAGTCGCGGAGCCGCGTGCGGCTGCTCGTCAGCCGCGTCTTCCTGCGGCACCACGGGCTCCCGCGGCTCGGAGGCGCCGGCACCGTCCGGCCTCTGGAGCCGGTCCCCCTGGACACGGTGGTGCTGGGAGCCCGCAGCAGGCAGAGCCTCCGCTGGGCCGGAGCGGGGCAGTTCACCGGCGCGCTGCTGGAGCTCTGCGGCCCGGGACAGTGGCTGCTGGCCCGGCAGGGAGACCCGCTGTTGCTGCCCCCCCGACACCCGCCGCTGGAAGAGGAGCcgggacag cagctctgggaCCTGTCGGTGTTGTCCTGCAGTCCGGTGACGCAGGGGCGGATCACAGCCGACACCTCTCTGGTCCTGATTGACTGCTGGGACCCGGtggcccccccggccccccctcctccgcccggCAGGCCGCTCAGTCTGAGCGTGTCTGACTTCGCTCACTACGCCGACGGCCTCGCAGGGGGGCGGTCTCTTCTCGACAGCAGGAAGCTGCTGGGCTCGGGGTTCTCCGGCATCCTGCGCGCGCTGGAGTGCAGGGTGGACGTGCGGGTGGTGGACGCCCGGCGATGGGTCGGCGTGGGAGGCCGGCagggggcggcggcggtggaCGTGGACGGCTGCGTGTTTGtgagcaaacagctgctgctcagacTGGGGCTGTTCAACCACGAGTGGGTGAAGATGTCCCGGGTGGGCGCAGCCTCCAGACCTCAGACGGGTCAGTCGGGTCAGTCGGACGTCAGGGGCGGCGTCGGCAGGGAGCGGCTGGtctctgtggtggtggtggatttGACACCGAGTCCAGAGCTACAGAACCACGAGGAAGTCGGTTTCATATCGGCGACTCTGTGGTTCAACTTGACTGAAGGGGAAGTGGTTCCTGTGAACTGCTGCACACTGAGGATGAAg AGGTGGAGTCCGTCTCCGCCGCAGTCCGCCGGACGCTCTGACAGCTCCTGTCGCTCGGCTTCTCCTCCGCTGGCCGGCGAGCTTCACATCCAGCCGGTGGCGTCTCCGCTGTACGACGGCCTCGGCCACTTCGACGCGCTGCTCTCGGAACACTTCAGCACTCCCAG actGGTGTCGCAGGGAGACATTTTATCAGTTCCCACTGAAAATCATCCAGATCTGCTACAGAACAACTCCGAGGGCATCCACAG GAGTCCAGTGCTGTTCTTCAGAGTGCAGAAGGTTTGTccgtctgcagagagagaagaagaagaggaagaggacggtgGAGCCGGAGCTCACCTGGCCGACAGACTTCACACCTCGCTCTACATG GGAGCGTCCACCAACAGCCCCGTCCCGTGCTGCTCGCTGGACGGAGCGTCTCCTCCGGGCCTCGACAAGACCGTGGACCTGCTCAGCAGCATCATCCTGCCCCACCTGCAGCACAG cAGCTCCCTGTCGGGTTGCACCGTCCTCCTTCATGGTCCTGCAGGAAGTGGTAAGGTGACGGTGACCGGTGCGGCGAGTCGCAGACTGAACCTCCACCTGCTGAAG GTGGactgtgtgagcgtgtgcgccGACAccgctgcagctgtggaggtGAAGCTGGCGTCGGTGTTTCAGAGGGCCGGCGCCCTGCGGCCCTGCGTCCTGCTGCTCAGGAACCTGCACCTGCTGCTCCGACCCAGAGGGGGCGCGGGCGAGGAGGACGGCCGGGTCCGGGCGGCGCTCTGCCAGCTGCTCGGCAGCGCCCCCACCAG TGTGGCGGTGGTGGCGACGGTCTGCAGACCTCGGGACCTGTCTGCAGGTGTCATGACGGCGTTCGTCCACCAGTTGGCGATGGAGAGTCCCACGGAAGAGCAGCGGCGCTCCATGCTGGCCGGCCTGAGCCGAGACCTTCGCCTGGGCAGAGACGTCAGCCTGGAGAGGCTCGCCAAACTCACGGCG GGTTTCGTGTTGGGGGATCTGAGAGCTCTGCTGGCGGAGGCGGGTCGCGCTGCCTGTAGGAGGCTGGTCCACAGCAG CGGTGGTCGTCCAGAGGAGGACCTGTGCTCCAGCGGAGTGACCGTCCTGAACCGGGACTTCGCCTCGGCCCTGGAGACGCTGCAGGACGCCCAGTCCAAGGCCGTCGGCGCGCCGAAG ATCCCCGACGTGCGGTGGGAGGACGTCGGCGGCCTGCAGCAGGTGAAGAGAGAGATCCTGGACACGGTGCAGCTTCCTCTGCAGCGGCCGGAGCTCCTGTCTCTGGGTCTAAGCCGGACCGGACTGCTGCTGTACGGACCGCCGGGGACGGGGAAGACCCTGCTGGCCAAGGCCGTGGCCACCGAGTGCTCCATGACCTTCCTCAG tgTTAAAGGTCCAGAGCTCATCAACATGTACGTGGGTCAGAGTGAAGAGAACATCAGAGAAG TGTTCCACAGAGCGCGTTCAGCAGCGCCCTGCGTCGTGTTCTTCGACGAGCTGGACTCTCTGGCTCCCAGCAGGGGGCGCAGTGGAGACTCTGGAGGGGTGATGGACAG GGTCGTGTCTCAGCTGTTGGCCGAGCTCGACGCTCTGCACTCGACTGTCGGGGTTTTTGTGATCGGAGCAACAAACCGTCCAGACCTGTTGGACCAATCGCTGCTGAGACCCGGCag GTTCGATAAGCTGGTCTACGTGGGAATCAACGAGGATCGAGTGTCTCAGCTACAAGTCCTCCAAGCCGTCCTCAGAAA GTTCCGGTTGGACCCCGCTGTGAACCTGGAGGTGGTGCTGGACAGTTGCCCCGCCCACATGACCGGCGCCGACCTGTACGCGCTCTGTTCAGACGCAATGACGGCCGCCATCAAGAGGAAGATCTCTCTCATCGACGACG gtgtggACTCACAGGACTCTCCCGTCGTCGTCTCTGCTGACGATTTCTCTGCTGCGTTAGAAAACTTCAAGCCGTCAGTTTCAGAACAGGAGCTGCTGCGATACAGAAACATCCAACAGACACTCAGTGTGAAGTAG
- the pex6 gene encoding peroxisome assembly factor 2 isoform X3, with protein MAVQVELCCVDSFPAHLSPLDALMLQSHLDVVFQRDTDPPTVLFTPQRPQGRGRADVLLRVHPTADEETAGCGERLVDSESRSRVRLLVSRVFLRHHGLPRLGGAGTVRPLEPVPLDTVVLGARSRQSLRWAGAGQFTGALLELCGPGQWLLARQGDPLLLPPRHPPLEEEPGQQQLWDLSVLSCSPVTQGRITADTSLVLIDCWDPVAPPAPPPPPGRPLSLSVSDFAHYADGLAGGRSLLDSRKLLGSGFSGILRALECRVDVRVVDARRWVGVGGRQGAAAVDVDGCVFVSKQLLLRLGLFNHEWVKMSRVGAASRPQTGQSGQSDVRGGVGRERLVSVVVVDLTPSPELQNHEEVGFISATLWFNLTEGEVVPVNCCTLRMKRWSPSPPQSAGRSDSSCRSASPPLAGELHIQPVASPLYDGLGHFDALLSEHFSTPRLVSQGDILSVPTENHPDLLQNNSEGIHRSPVLFFRVQKVCPSAEREEEEEEDGGAGAHLADRLHTSLYMGASTNSPVPCCSLDGASPPGLDKTVDLLSSIILPHLQHSSLSGCTVLLHGPAGSGKVTVTGAASRRLNLHLLKVDCVSVCADTAAAVEVKLASVFQRAGALRPCVLLLRNLHLLLRPRGGAGEEDGRVRAALCQLLGSAPTSVAVVATVCRPRDLSAGVMTAFVHQLAMESPTEEQRRSMLAGLSRDLRLGRDVSLERLAKLTAGFVLGDLRALLAEAGRAACRRLVHSSGGRPEEDLCSSGVTVLNRDFASALETLQDAQSKAVGAPKIPDVRWEDVGGLQQVKREILDTVQLPLQRPELLSLGLSRTGLLLYGPPGTGKTLLAKAVATECSMTFLSVKGPELINMYVGQSEENIREVFHRARSAAPCVVFFDELDSLAPSRGRSGDSGGVMDRVVSQLLAELDALHSTVGVFVIGATNRPDLLDQSLLRPGRFDKLVYVGINEDRVSQLQVLQAVLRKFRLDPAVNLEVVLDSCPAHMTGADLYALCSDAMTAAIKRKISLIDDGVDSQDSPVVVSADDFSAALENFKPSVSEQELLRYRNIQQTLSVK; from the exons ATGGCGGTGCAGGTGGAGCTGTGCTGTGTGGACAGTTTCCCCGCTCACCTGAGTCCTCTGGACGCGCTGATGCTCCAGTCTCACCTGGATGTCGTCTTCCAGCGCGACACGGACCCGCCCACCGTCCTCTTCACCCCGCAGCGGCCGCAGGGACGCGGGCGGGCCGACGTGTTGCTGCGCGTCCACCCGACCGCCGACGAGGAGACCGCGGGCTGCGGAGAGAGACTCGTCGACAGCGAGTCGCGGAGCCGCGTGCGGCTGCTCGTCAGCCGCGTCTTCCTGCGGCACCACGGGCTCCCGCGGCTCGGAGGCGCCGGCACCGTCCGGCCTCTGGAGCCGGTCCCCCTGGACACGGTGGTGCTGGGAGCCCGCAGCAGGCAGAGCCTCCGCTGGGCCGGAGCGGGGCAGTTCACCGGCGCGCTGCTGGAGCTCTGCGGCCCGGGACAGTGGCTGCTGGCCCGGCAGGGAGACCCGCTGTTGCTGCCCCCCCGACACCCGCCGCTGGAAGAGGAGCcgggacag cagcagctctgggaCCTGTCGGTGTTGTCCTGCAGTCCGGTGACGCAGGGGCGGATCACAGCCGACACCTCTCTGGTCCTGATTGACTGCTGGGACCCGGtggcccccccggccccccctcctccgcccggCAGGCCGCTCAGTCTGAGCGTGTCTGACTTCGCTCACTACGCCGACGGCCTCGCAGGGGGGCGGTCTCTTCTCGACAGCAGGAAGCTGCTGGGCTCGGGGTTCTCCGGCATCCTGCGCGCGCTGGAGTGCAGGGTGGACGTGCGGGTGGTGGACGCCCGGCGATGGGTCGGCGTGGGAGGCCGGCagggggcggcggcggtggaCGTGGACGGCTGCGTGTTTGtgagcaaacagctgctgctcagacTGGGGCTGTTCAACCACGAGTGGGTGAAGATGTCCCGGGTGGGCGCAGCCTCCAGACCTCAGACGGGTCAGTCGGGTCAGTCGGACGTCAGGGGCGGCGTCGGCAGGGAGCGGCTGGtctctgtggtggtggtggatttGACACCGAGTCCAGAGCTACAGAACCACGAGGAAGTCGGTTTCATATCGGCGACTCTGTGGTTCAACTTGACTGAAGGGGAAGTGGTTCCTGTGAACTGCTGCACACTGAGGATGAAg AGGTGGAGTCCGTCTCCGCCGCAGTCCGCCGGACGCTCTGACAGCTCCTGTCGCTCGGCTTCTCCTCCGCTGGCCGGCGAGCTTCACATCCAGCCGGTGGCGTCTCCGCTGTACGACGGCCTCGGCCACTTCGACGCGCTGCTCTCGGAACACTTCAGCACTCCCAG actGGTGTCGCAGGGAGACATTTTATCAGTTCCCACTGAAAATCATCCAGATCTGCTACAGAACAACTCCGAGGGCATCCACAG GAGTCCAGTGCTGTTCTTCAGAGTGCAGAAGGTTTGTccgtctgcagagagagaagaagaagaggaagaggacggtgGAGCCGGAGCTCACCTGGCCGACAGACTTCACACCTCGCTCTACATG GGAGCGTCCACCAACAGCCCCGTCCCGTGCTGCTCGCTGGACGGAGCGTCTCCTCCGGGCCTCGACAAGACCGTGGACCTGCTCAGCAGCATCATCCTGCCCCACCTGCAGCACAG CTCCCTGTCGGGTTGCACCGTCCTCCTTCATGGTCCTGCAGGAAGTGGTAAGGTGACGGTGACCGGTGCGGCGAGTCGCAGACTGAACCTCCACCTGCTGAAG GTGGactgtgtgagcgtgtgcgccGACAccgctgcagctgtggaggtGAAGCTGGCGTCGGTGTTTCAGAGGGCCGGCGCCCTGCGGCCCTGCGTCCTGCTGCTCAGGAACCTGCACCTGCTGCTCCGACCCAGAGGGGGCGCGGGCGAGGAGGACGGCCGGGTCCGGGCGGCGCTCTGCCAGCTGCTCGGCAGCGCCCCCACCAG TGTGGCGGTGGTGGCGACGGTCTGCAGACCTCGGGACCTGTCTGCAGGTGTCATGACGGCGTTCGTCCACCAGTTGGCGATGGAGAGTCCCACGGAAGAGCAGCGGCGCTCCATGCTGGCCGGCCTGAGCCGAGACCTTCGCCTGGGCAGAGACGTCAGCCTGGAGAGGCTCGCCAAACTCACGGCG GGTTTCGTGTTGGGGGATCTGAGAGCTCTGCTGGCGGAGGCGGGTCGCGCTGCCTGTAGGAGGCTGGTCCACAGCAG CGGTGGTCGTCCAGAGGAGGACCTGTGCTCCAGCGGAGTGACCGTCCTGAACCGGGACTTCGCCTCGGCCCTGGAGACGCTGCAGGACGCCCAGTCCAAGGCCGTCGGCGCGCCGAAG ATCCCCGACGTGCGGTGGGAGGACGTCGGCGGCCTGCAGCAGGTGAAGAGAGAGATCCTGGACACGGTGCAGCTTCCTCTGCAGCGGCCGGAGCTCCTGTCTCTGGGTCTAAGCCGGACCGGACTGCTGCTGTACGGACCGCCGGGGACGGGGAAGACCCTGCTGGCCAAGGCCGTGGCCACCGAGTGCTCCATGACCTTCCTCAG tgTTAAAGGTCCAGAGCTCATCAACATGTACGTGGGTCAGAGTGAAGAGAACATCAGAGAAG TGTTCCACAGAGCGCGTTCAGCAGCGCCCTGCGTCGTGTTCTTCGACGAGCTGGACTCTCTGGCTCCCAGCAGGGGGCGCAGTGGAGACTCTGGAGGGGTGATGGACAG GGTCGTGTCTCAGCTGTTGGCCGAGCTCGACGCTCTGCACTCGACTGTCGGGGTTTTTGTGATCGGAGCAACAAACCGTCCAGACCTGTTGGACCAATCGCTGCTGAGACCCGGCag GTTCGATAAGCTGGTCTACGTGGGAATCAACGAGGATCGAGTGTCTCAGCTACAAGTCCTCCAAGCCGTCCTCAGAAA GTTCCGGTTGGACCCCGCTGTGAACCTGGAGGTGGTGCTGGACAGTTGCCCCGCCCACATGACCGGCGCCGACCTGTACGCGCTCTGTTCAGACGCAATGACGGCCGCCATCAAGAGGAAGATCTCTCTCATCGACGACG gtgtggACTCACAGGACTCTCCCGTCGTCGTCTCTGCTGACGATTTCTCTGCTGCGTTAGAAAACTTCAAGCCGTCAGTTTCAGAACAGGAGCTGCTGCGATACAGAAACATCCAACAGACACTCAGTGTGAAGTAG
- the pex6 gene encoding peroxisome assembly factor 2 isoform X1, which translates to MAVQVELCCVDSFPAHLSPLDALMLQSHLDVVFQRDTDPPTVLFTPQRPQGRGRADVLLRVHPTADEETAGCGERLVDSESRSRVRLLVSRVFLRHHGLPRLGGAGTVRPLEPVPLDTVVLGARSRQSLRWAGAGQFTGALLELCGPGQWLLARQGDPLLLPPRHPPLEEEPGQQQLWDLSVLSCSPVTQGRITADTSLVLIDCWDPVAPPAPPPPPGRPLSLSVSDFAHYADGLAGGRSLLDSRKLLGSGFSGILRALECRVDVRVVDARRWVGVGGRQGAAAVDVDGCVFVSKQLLLRLGLFNHEWVKMSRVGAASRPQTGQSGQSDVRGGVGRERLVSVVVVDLTPSPELQNHEEVGFISATLWFNLTEGEVVPVNCCTLRMKRWSPSPPQSAGRSDSSCRSASPPLAGELHIQPVASPLYDGLGHFDALLSEHFSTPRLVSQGDILSVPTENHPDLLQNNSEGIHRSPVLFFRVQKVCPSAEREEEEEEDGGAGAHLADRLHTSLYMGASTNSPVPCCSLDGASPPGLDKTVDLLSSIILPHLQHSSSLSGCTVLLHGPAGSGKVTVTGAASRRLNLHLLKVDCVSVCADTAAAVEVKLASVFQRAGALRPCVLLLRNLHLLLRPRGGAGEEDGRVRAALCQLLGSAPTSVAVVATVCRPRDLSAGVMTAFVHQLAMESPTEEQRRSMLAGLSRDLRLGRDVSLERLAKLTAGFVLGDLRALLAEAGRAACRRLVHSSGGRPEEDLCSSGVTVLNRDFASALETLQDAQSKAVGAPKIPDVRWEDVGGLQQVKREILDTVQLPLQRPELLSLGLSRTGLLLYGPPGTGKTLLAKAVATECSMTFLSVKGPELINMYVGQSEENIREVFHRARSAAPCVVFFDELDSLAPSRGRSGDSGGVMDRVVSQLLAELDALHSTVGVFVIGATNRPDLLDQSLLRPGRFDKLVYVGINEDRVSQLQVLQAVLRKFRLDPAVNLEVVLDSCPAHMTGADLYALCSDAMTAAIKRKISLIDDGVDSQDSPVVVSADDFSAALENFKPSVSEQELLRYRNIQQTLSVK; encoded by the exons ATGGCGGTGCAGGTGGAGCTGTGCTGTGTGGACAGTTTCCCCGCTCACCTGAGTCCTCTGGACGCGCTGATGCTCCAGTCTCACCTGGATGTCGTCTTCCAGCGCGACACGGACCCGCCCACCGTCCTCTTCACCCCGCAGCGGCCGCAGGGACGCGGGCGGGCCGACGTGTTGCTGCGCGTCCACCCGACCGCCGACGAGGAGACCGCGGGCTGCGGAGAGAGACTCGTCGACAGCGAGTCGCGGAGCCGCGTGCGGCTGCTCGTCAGCCGCGTCTTCCTGCGGCACCACGGGCTCCCGCGGCTCGGAGGCGCCGGCACCGTCCGGCCTCTGGAGCCGGTCCCCCTGGACACGGTGGTGCTGGGAGCCCGCAGCAGGCAGAGCCTCCGCTGGGCCGGAGCGGGGCAGTTCACCGGCGCGCTGCTGGAGCTCTGCGGCCCGGGACAGTGGCTGCTGGCCCGGCAGGGAGACCCGCTGTTGCTGCCCCCCCGACACCCGCCGCTGGAAGAGGAGCcgggacag cagcagctctgggaCCTGTCGGTGTTGTCCTGCAGTCCGGTGACGCAGGGGCGGATCACAGCCGACACCTCTCTGGTCCTGATTGACTGCTGGGACCCGGtggcccccccggccccccctcctccgcccggCAGGCCGCTCAGTCTGAGCGTGTCTGACTTCGCTCACTACGCCGACGGCCTCGCAGGGGGGCGGTCTCTTCTCGACAGCAGGAAGCTGCTGGGCTCGGGGTTCTCCGGCATCCTGCGCGCGCTGGAGTGCAGGGTGGACGTGCGGGTGGTGGACGCCCGGCGATGGGTCGGCGTGGGAGGCCGGCagggggcggcggcggtggaCGTGGACGGCTGCGTGTTTGtgagcaaacagctgctgctcagacTGGGGCTGTTCAACCACGAGTGGGTGAAGATGTCCCGGGTGGGCGCAGCCTCCAGACCTCAGACGGGTCAGTCGGGTCAGTCGGACGTCAGGGGCGGCGTCGGCAGGGAGCGGCTGGtctctgtggtggtggtggatttGACACCGAGTCCAGAGCTACAGAACCACGAGGAAGTCGGTTTCATATCGGCGACTCTGTGGTTCAACTTGACTGAAGGGGAAGTGGTTCCTGTGAACTGCTGCACACTGAGGATGAAg AGGTGGAGTCCGTCTCCGCCGCAGTCCGCCGGACGCTCTGACAGCTCCTGTCGCTCGGCTTCTCCTCCGCTGGCCGGCGAGCTTCACATCCAGCCGGTGGCGTCTCCGCTGTACGACGGCCTCGGCCACTTCGACGCGCTGCTCTCGGAACACTTCAGCACTCCCAG actGGTGTCGCAGGGAGACATTTTATCAGTTCCCACTGAAAATCATCCAGATCTGCTACAGAACAACTCCGAGGGCATCCACAG GAGTCCAGTGCTGTTCTTCAGAGTGCAGAAGGTTTGTccgtctgcagagagagaagaagaagaggaagaggacggtgGAGCCGGAGCTCACCTGGCCGACAGACTTCACACCTCGCTCTACATG GGAGCGTCCACCAACAGCCCCGTCCCGTGCTGCTCGCTGGACGGAGCGTCTCCTCCGGGCCTCGACAAGACCGTGGACCTGCTCAGCAGCATCATCCTGCCCCACCTGCAGCACAG cAGCTCCCTGTCGGGTTGCACCGTCCTCCTTCATGGTCCTGCAGGAAGTGGTAAGGTGACGGTGACCGGTGCGGCGAGTCGCAGACTGAACCTCCACCTGCTGAAG GTGGactgtgtgagcgtgtgcgccGACAccgctgcagctgtggaggtGAAGCTGGCGTCGGTGTTTCAGAGGGCCGGCGCCCTGCGGCCCTGCGTCCTGCTGCTCAGGAACCTGCACCTGCTGCTCCGACCCAGAGGGGGCGCGGGCGAGGAGGACGGCCGGGTCCGGGCGGCGCTCTGCCAGCTGCTCGGCAGCGCCCCCACCAG TGTGGCGGTGGTGGCGACGGTCTGCAGACCTCGGGACCTGTCTGCAGGTGTCATGACGGCGTTCGTCCACCAGTTGGCGATGGAGAGTCCCACGGAAGAGCAGCGGCGCTCCATGCTGGCCGGCCTGAGCCGAGACCTTCGCCTGGGCAGAGACGTCAGCCTGGAGAGGCTCGCCAAACTCACGGCG GGTTTCGTGTTGGGGGATCTGAGAGCTCTGCTGGCGGAGGCGGGTCGCGCTGCCTGTAGGAGGCTGGTCCACAGCAG CGGTGGTCGTCCAGAGGAGGACCTGTGCTCCAGCGGAGTGACCGTCCTGAACCGGGACTTCGCCTCGGCCCTGGAGACGCTGCAGGACGCCCAGTCCAAGGCCGTCGGCGCGCCGAAG ATCCCCGACGTGCGGTGGGAGGACGTCGGCGGCCTGCAGCAGGTGAAGAGAGAGATCCTGGACACGGTGCAGCTTCCTCTGCAGCGGCCGGAGCTCCTGTCTCTGGGTCTAAGCCGGACCGGACTGCTGCTGTACGGACCGCCGGGGACGGGGAAGACCCTGCTGGCCAAGGCCGTGGCCACCGAGTGCTCCATGACCTTCCTCAG tgTTAAAGGTCCAGAGCTCATCAACATGTACGTGGGTCAGAGTGAAGAGAACATCAGAGAAG TGTTCCACAGAGCGCGTTCAGCAGCGCCCTGCGTCGTGTTCTTCGACGAGCTGGACTCTCTGGCTCCCAGCAGGGGGCGCAGTGGAGACTCTGGAGGGGTGATGGACAG GGTCGTGTCTCAGCTGTTGGCCGAGCTCGACGCTCTGCACTCGACTGTCGGGGTTTTTGTGATCGGAGCAACAAACCGTCCAGACCTGTTGGACCAATCGCTGCTGAGACCCGGCag GTTCGATAAGCTGGTCTACGTGGGAATCAACGAGGATCGAGTGTCTCAGCTACAAGTCCTCCAAGCCGTCCTCAGAAA GTTCCGGTTGGACCCCGCTGTGAACCTGGAGGTGGTGCTGGACAGTTGCCCCGCCCACATGACCGGCGCCGACCTGTACGCGCTCTGTTCAGACGCAATGACGGCCGCCATCAAGAGGAAGATCTCTCTCATCGACGACG gtgtggACTCACAGGACTCTCCCGTCGTCGTCTCTGCTGACGATTTCTCTGCTGCGTTAGAAAACTTCAAGCCGTCAGTTTCAGAACAGGAGCTGCTGCGATACAGAAACATCCAACAGACACTCAGTGTGAAGTAG